In Pseudomonas alcaliphila JAB1, a single window of DNA contains:
- a CDS encoding DUF4870 domain-containing protein, producing MNDDMQNPVPTPSQEARQWAMFCHFAAFLGLVFPFGNLLGPLIIWQIKKDLDPFVDAQGKEALNFQISVALAAVVCFILMVVVIGFPLLMLLGLAALVLTIIAGIKANEGQPYRYPFSWRLVK from the coding sequence ATGAACGACGATATGCAAAACCCGGTTCCGACGCCCAGTCAGGAAGCGCGTCAGTGGGCCATGTTCTGCCACTTTGCCGCGTTTCTCGGCCTGGTGTTCCCCTTCGGCAATCTGCTTGGCCCGCTGATCATCTGGCAGATCAAGAAAGATCTCGACCCCTTCGTCGATGCACAGGGCAAGGAAGCGCTGAACTTCCAGATCAGCGTAGCGCTGGCCGCAGTGGTCTGCTTCATTCTGATGGTGGTGGTGATCGGCTTCCCGCTGCTGATGCTGTTGGGCCTGGCGGCGCTGGTGTTGACCATCATCGCGGGTATCAAGGCCAATGAAGGGCAACCCTATCGCTACCCCTTCAGT